In a single window of the Diospyros lotus cultivar Yz01 chromosome 10, ASM1463336v1, whole genome shotgun sequence genome:
- the LOC127812214 gene encoding uncharacterized protein LOC127812214 — protein MDSPQSVVSPFKGSSVFPEPEKQKVDYSSRNPGGLPRGIEVASKEASGSKLDEAIGVLEVYIHQARDIHNICIYHKQDVYAKICLTSNPENTVSTQIINGGGKNPVFNEKLQLSVRTIESSLKCEIWMLSRVRNYMEDQLLGFALVPLSEVLIKNGKLESEFSLSSTDLFHSPAGFVKLSLSYSGTSPEVVVLPAPVAETANTVIQDSEVTELISSEFSKIEFPDPKIMNQNHIMVSEYFGMSCTNLDSHSQSSESLLSSDTEIGLRAIKDFSAGSVESIQPQQHDSPPSSVSTNGSFQTSLPASSQSSDTSAPSKSPNQECISPPRENPKEKREDVGDAESNASDRVPGDPISKPIVTVNIEPEQKVVQQDIVDMYMKSMQQFTESLAKMKLPMDIANETMSSSENSSSDQKSEATKNSGSRVFYGSRAFF, from the coding sequence ATGGATTCTCCTCAATCTGTTGTCTCACCGTTCAAGGGCTCCTCTGTTTTTCCCGAGCCTGAGAAGCAGAAAGTTGATTATTCCTCTCGGAATCCTGGCGGTTTGCCCAGGGGAATCGAGGTTGCAAGCAAGGAAGCCTCTGGTTCTAAATTAGACGAAGCCATTGGTGTTCTTGAGGTCTATATACATCAAGCCAGGGACATCCACAATATCTGCATATACCATAAGCAAGATGTGTACGCCAAGATTTGCCTTACTAGCAATCCCGAAAATACGGTCTCCACCCAGATCATCAATGGGGGTGGGAAGAATCCAGTCTTCAATGAGAAACTACAGCTCAGTGTTCGAACAATTGAGTCCTCTCTAAAGTGTGAGATATGGATGCTGAGCAGGGTGAGGAATTATATGGAGGACCAGTTGTTAGGGTTTGCTTTGGTGCCTTTGTCTGAAGTCCTAATCAAGAATGGGAAGTTGGAAAGTGAGTTCTCTCTCTCATCAACTGATCTCTTCCATTCCCCGGCCGGGTTTGTTAAGTTGTCTCTCTCTTACAGCGGAACTTCCCCTGAAGTAGTGGTGCTTCCTGCACCAGTGGCAGAAACCGCAAACACGGTCATCCAGGATTCAGAAGTCACTGAATTGATCTCCAGTGAATTTAGCAAGATTGAATTCCCTGATCCAAAGATCATGAACCAGAATCATATAATGGTTTCAGAATACTTTGGAATGTCATGCACCAATTTGGACTCCCACTCCCAGAGCTCAGAGAGCTTGCTCTCCTCGGATACTGAGATTGGCTTGCGGGCCATTAAGGACTTCTCAGCCGGCTCTGTTGAGTCAATCCAGCCTCAGCAGCATGATTCTCCCCCGAGCAGTGTGTCGACGAATGGATCTTTCCAGACTTCACTTCCTGCGAGTTCTCAGTCCTCTGATACTTCAGCACCTTCCAAATCTCCAAACCAAGAATGCATTTCGCCTCCAAGGGAAAACCCGAAAGAGAAGAGGGAAGACGTGGGAGACGCTGAGAGTAATGCCTCAGACAGGGTGCCTGGCGATCCAATCTCCAAGCCCATTGTCACAGTTAACATCGAACCAGAGCAGAAAGTGGTTCAACAGGATATAGTGGACATGTACATGAAAAGCATGCAGCAATTCACGGAATCCTTAGCCAAGATGAAGCTTCCGATGGACATTGCAAATGAAACTATGAGTTCTTCTGAGAATTCCTCCTCCGATCAGAAATCAGAAGCCACCAAGAACAGTGGTTCCAGAGTGTTCTATGGTAGTAGAGCTTTCTTCTGA